A window from Limanda limanda chromosome 14, fLimLim1.1, whole genome shotgun sequence encodes these proteins:
- the ska2 gene encoding spindle and kinetochore-associated protein 2 isoform X2, whose protein sequence is METTVDKLEAMFLRSEADLEYIEKRLKLDFINRTAENGSSAEENPALMLENLRALKAKHTALCSEVKEITTAQKESMDSIKNNLGNVMKLIQHLQQTTDVKVEPLTKSEQDAAENLASALSQTTTEKFTVPSLFHQGSL, encoded by the exons ATGGAGACAACAGTTGATAAGCTTGAGGCGATG TTTCTGAGGTCAGAGGCTGACCTGGAATACATTGAGAAACGGCTGAAGCTGGACTTCATCAACAGAACTGCAGAAAATGGATCTTCTGCTGAG GAGAACCCGGCATTGATGCTGGAGAACCTGAGGGCCCTCAAGGCCAAACACACAGCGTTGTGCTCTGAGGTGAAGGAGATCACAACTGCACAGAAAGAATCTATGGACTCCATCAAAAACAATCTTGGCAATGTCATGAAGCTGATCCAACATTTACAACAGACCACTGATGTGAAG GTTGAGCCACTGACGAAGTCAGAGCAGGATGCGGCAGAGAACCTGGCTTCAGCTTTAAGTCAGACCACTACAGAA AAGTTCACCGTGCCTTCACTTTTTCACCAAGGTTCTCTGTGA
- the ska2 gene encoding spindle and kinetochore-associated protein 2 isoform X1: protein METTVDKLEAMFLRSEADLEYIEKRLKLDFINRTAENGSSAEENPALMLENLRALKAKHTALCSEVKEITTAQKESMDSIKNNLGNVMKLIQHLQQTTDVKVEPLTKSEQDAAENLASALSQTTTEQKFTVPSLFHQGSL, encoded by the exons ATGGAGACAACAGTTGATAAGCTTGAGGCGATG TTTCTGAGGTCAGAGGCTGACCTGGAATACATTGAGAAACGGCTGAAGCTGGACTTCATCAACAGAACTGCAGAAAATGGATCTTCTGCTGAG GAGAACCCGGCATTGATGCTGGAGAACCTGAGGGCCCTCAAGGCCAAACACACAGCGTTGTGCTCTGAGGTGAAGGAGATCACAACTGCACAGAAAGAATCTATGGACTCCATCAAAAACAATCTTGGCAATGTCATGAAGCTGATCCAACATTTACAACAGACCACTGATGTGAAG GTTGAGCCACTGACGAAGTCAGAGCAGGATGCGGCAGAGAACCTGGCTTCAGCTTTAAGTCAGACCACTACAGAA cAGAAGTTCACCGTGCCTTCACTTTTTCACCAAGGTTCTCTGTGA